Proteins from a single region of Salipiger sp. H15:
- the speB gene encoding agmatinase, translating into MALEDAKSQVDHAFTREELKGPSFENVFGGAASFLRRRYTKDLAAADIAVTGVPFDQAVTNRTGTRFGPRAIREASLLQPCDAPYGWGYDVLSEFAIADCGDLAFDYANVPAFPETLERHIAGILATETAAVTLGGDHSITLPILKAHAAKYGPMSVIQFDAHTDTWADDDFARIDHGTFMYKAVKLGLVDPARSVQIGIRTDNPDTLGFNIIDARELHRIGPEAAAARAREIVRGHPVYLTFDIDALDPAFAPGTGTPVWGGLSSHQAAVCLRELAGINLVGGDVVEVSPPFDTTGATAIAGAHVAMELLCLWGWTRR; encoded by the coding sequence ATGGCCCTCGAAGACGCGAAATCCCAGGTCGACCACGCCTTCACCCGCGAGGAGCTGAAGGGTCCGAGTTTCGAGAATGTCTTCGGGGGTGCGGCCTCGTTCCTGCGCCGGCGCTACACCAAGGACCTCGCGGCGGCCGACATCGCGGTGACCGGCGTGCCCTTCGACCAGGCGGTGACCAACCGCACCGGCACCCGCTTCGGGCCTCGGGCGATCCGCGAGGCGTCGCTGCTGCAGCCCTGCGACGCGCCCTATGGCTGGGGCTACGACGTGCTGTCCGAGTTCGCCATTGCCGACTGTGGCGATCTGGCCTTCGACTATGCCAACGTGCCGGCCTTCCCCGAAACGCTCGAGCGGCACATCGCGGGCATCCTCGCGACCGAGACCGCGGCGGTGACGCTGGGTGGTGATCACTCGATCACCCTGCCGATCCTCAAGGCCCATGCCGCCAAGTACGGGCCGATGTCGGTGATCCAGTTCGACGCGCATACCGATACATGGGCGGATGACGACTTCGCGCGGATCGACCACGGCACCTTCATGTACAAGGCGGTGAAGCTGGGGCTCGTCGACCCGGCGCGCTCGGTGCAGATCGGCATCCGCACCGACAATCCCGACACGCTCGGCTTCAACATCATCGACGCGCGGGAGCTGCACCGCATCGGCCCCGAGGCGGCGGCGGCGCGGGCGCGCGAGATCGTGCGCGGCCATCCGGTCTACCTTACCTTCGACATCGACGCGCTCGACCCGGCCTTCGCGCCGGGCACCGGCACGCCGGTCTGGGGCGGGCTCTCGAGCCACCAGGCGGCGGTCTGCCTGCGCGAACTGGCGGGGATCAACCTCGTCGGGGGCGACGTGGTCGAGGTCTCGCCGCCCTTCGACACCACCGGCGCGACCGCCATCGCGGGGGCGCACGTGGCGATGGAACTGCTGTGCCTCTGGGGCTGGACCCGGCGCTGA
- a CDS encoding M20 aminoacylase family protein, translating into MPVINSIAADAETLKAWRRHLHQHPELQYDCHETAKFVVGKLESFGITEIHPGIAQSGVVAIIEGRGTGRTIGLRADMDALPMEDLSGTDHASKVPGVAHTCGHDGHTTMLLAAAKYLAETRNFAGRVALIFQPAEEGGAGAKAMIDEGIMDRFDIAEVYGMHNAPGDAQGHFLTTSGPLQASADEFRIDITGKGGHGASPQDCIDPIPAGAAIVQAMQTIVSRNVNALDRLVVSVTEFHAGTTFNIIPGTAYLTGTVRCFSAEIRDLAERRIREIVEAQAQVYGCTAELTYDRGYPVTVNHPAQAAFAAQVAREIVGADKVVDDCDPIMPAEDFSYMLEARPGAYLFLGQGDTFGCHHPKYDFNDEIAPIGASFFARLIETALPLQE; encoded by the coding sequence ATGCCCGTCATCAATTCCATCGCCGCCGACGCCGAGACGCTGAAGGCCTGGCGGCGCCACCTGCACCAGCATCCCGAGCTGCAGTACGACTGCCACGAGACGGCGAAATTCGTGGTCGGGAAGCTGGAAAGCTTCGGCATCACCGAGATCCATCCGGGCATCGCGCAGTCGGGCGTCGTGGCGATCATCGAGGGGCGCGGCACCGGGCGGACCATCGGGCTGCGCGCCGACATGGACGCACTGCCGATGGAGGATCTGTCGGGCACCGACCATGCCTCCAAGGTGCCGGGCGTCGCGCATACCTGCGGTCATGACGGCCATACCACCATGCTGCTCGCCGCCGCCAAGTACCTTGCCGAGACGCGCAATTTCGCCGGTCGCGTGGCGCTGATCTTCCAGCCCGCCGAAGAGGGCGGCGCGGGGGCCAAGGCGATGATCGACGAAGGCATCATGGACCGCTTCGACATCGCCGAGGTCTACGGCATGCACAACGCGCCGGGCGATGCGCAGGGGCATTTCCTGACCACTTCCGGCCCGCTGCAGGCCTCGGCCGACGAGTTCCGCATCGACATCACCGGCAAGGGCGGCCACGGCGCCTCGCCGCAGGATTGCATCGACCCGATACCGGCGGGGGCCGCCATCGTGCAGGCGATGCAGACCATCGTCAGCCGCAACGTCAACGCGCTCGACCGACTGGTCGTGTCGGTGACCGAGTTCCACGCTGGCACCACCTTCAACATCATCCCCGGCACCGCCTACCTGACCGGCACCGTGCGCTGCTTCTCGGCAGAGATCCGCGACCTTGCCGAGCGCCGCATCCGCGAGATCGTCGAGGCGCAGGCGCAGGTCTACGGCTGCACCGCCGAGCTGACCTACGACCGCGGCTATCCGGTGACGGTGAACCACCCGGCGCAGGCGGCCTTCGCGGCGCAGGTGGCGCGCGAGATCGTCGGCGCCGACAAGGTGGTTGACGATTGCGATCCGATCATGCCCGCCGAGGATTTCTCCTACATGCTCGAGGCGCGCCCCGGGGCGTACCTGTTCCTCGGGCAGGGCGACACCTTCGGCTGTCACCACCCGAAATACGACTTCAACGACGAGATCGCGCCCATTGGTGCGAGCTTCTTCGCGCGGCTGATCGAGACCGCGCTGCCGCTTCAGGAGTGA
- a CDS encoding M20 aminoacylase family protein — protein MPIVNRIADYADDMRAWRRHLHQNPELSLDCHETAKFVVARLREFGITEIHEGIAESGVVAIIEGQGEGPVTALRADMDALPMDEETGAEHASLVPGKMHACGHDGHTTMLLGAARYLAETRNFAGKVALIFQPAEETIGGGRIMVEDGIMDRFGVSEVYAIHTDPSLPLGTMATTKGPIMAAVDDFELVLTGKGGHAAHPDLCIDPVPCALAIGQALLSVPSRNADPLKSLVVSLTTVQGGSATNVIPETVRLAGTIRSFDPGIRAMAERRLREIVGGQAMAYGVAADLDFQPNYPPTVNHAAQTEFAVKVARGVVPEVLDEIAPSMGAEDFSYMLEARPGSFVYLGQGIGPSVHHPKFDFNDEAAPLGASYFVKIIETRQPLRA, from the coding sequence ATGCCCATCGTGAACCGGATCGCGGATTACGCCGACGACATGCGCGCCTGGCGCCGCCATCTGCACCAGAACCCCGAGCTGAGCCTCGACTGCCACGAGACGGCGAAGTTTGTCGTCGCCCGGCTGCGCGAGTTCGGGATCACGGAGATTCACGAGGGCATCGCCGAGTCGGGCGTCGTGGCGATCATCGAGGGGCAGGGCGAGGGCCCGGTGACCGCGCTGCGCGCCGACATGGACGCGCTGCCGATGGACGAGGAGACCGGCGCGGAGCACGCCAGCCTCGTGCCCGGCAAGATGCATGCCTGCGGCCATGACGGGCATACCACGATGCTGCTGGGCGCCGCGCGCTACCTTGCCGAGACGCGCAACTTCGCCGGCAAGGTCGCGCTGATTTTCCAGCCCGCCGAGGAGACGATCGGCGGCGGGCGCATCATGGTCGAGGACGGCATCATGGACCGGTTCGGGGTCTCCGAGGTCTATGCGATCCACACCGACCCGTCGCTGCCGCTCGGCACCATGGCGACCACCAAGGGCCCGATCATGGCGGCGGTGGACGACTTCGAGCTGGTGCTGACCGGCAAGGGCGGCCACGCGGCGCATCCCGACCTCTGCATCGACCCGGTGCCCTGCGCTCTGGCCATCGGGCAGGCGCTGCTGTCGGTTCCGTCGCGCAACGCCGACCCGCTGAAATCGCTGGTGGTCTCGCTCACCACGGTGCAGGGCGGCTCGGCCACCAACGTGATCCCCGAGACGGTGCGGCTCGCGGGGACGATCCGCAGCTTCGATCCCGGCATCCGCGCGATGGCCGAGCGCCGCCTGCGCGAGATCGTGGGTGGGCAGGCCATGGCCTACGGCGTCGCCGCCGATCTCGACTTCCAGCCGAACTACCCGCCGACCGTCAACCACGCCGCGCAGACCGAGTTCGCGGTAAAGGTGGCGAGGGGCGTCGTGCCCGAGGTGCTGGACGAGATCGCGCCCTCGATGGGGGCCGAGGATTTCTCCTACATGCTCGAGGCGCGGCCGGGGTCCTTCGTCTATCTCGGGCAGGGGATCGGGCCGTCGGTGCACCACCCGAAGTTCGACTTCAACGACGAGGCGGCACCGCTCGGCGCCTCCTATTTCGTCAAGATCATCGAGACTCGGCAACCCTTGCGGGCGTAA
- the mazG gene encoding nucleoside triphosphate pyrophosphohydrolase, protein MTLDARDELIHDPRGGMPRLLEIMRRLRHPETGCPWDLEQDFATIAPYTIEEAYEVADAIEREAWAELKGELGDLLFQSVFHAQMAEERGLFSFDDVANTMSDKMVTRHPHVFGDESNEKSPEQQTADWEKIKAAERAAKAEKGVLDGVAMGLPALLRAVKLQNRAARVGFDWPSTDEVMDKLIEEVQELREATDPDHAEEEFGDLLFVMANLARHMKIDPEQALRRANAKFTRRFKSIEAALDARGKRPEDSDLAEMDALWDEAKAAEKAQKAARANPAQPVTKA, encoded by the coding sequence ATGACCCTCGATGCGCGTGACGAGCTGATCCACGATCCCAGGGGCGGCATGCCCCGCCTGCTGGAGATCATGCGCCGCCTGCGCCACCCCGAGACCGGCTGCCCCTGGGATCTCGAGCAGGATTTCGCCACCATCGCCCCCTACACGATCGAGGAGGCCTACGAGGTCGCCGACGCCATCGAGCGCGAGGCCTGGGCCGAGTTGAAGGGCGAGCTGGGCGACCTGCTCTTCCAGTCGGTCTTCCACGCGCAGATGGCCGAGGAGCGCGGGCTCTTCAGCTTCGACGACGTGGCCAACACCATGTCCGACAAGATGGTCACCCGCCATCCGCATGTCTTCGGCGACGAGAGCAACGAGAAATCCCCCGAGCAGCAGACCGCCGACTGGGAGAAGATCAAGGCCGCCGAACGCGCCGCCAAGGCCGAGAAGGGCGTGCTCGACGGCGTCGCCATGGGTCTCCCGGCGCTCCTGCGCGCGGTCAAGCTGCAGAACCGCGCCGCCCGCGTCGGCTTCGACTGGCCCTCGACCGACGAGGTGATGGACAAGCTCATCGAGGAGGTGCAGGAGCTGCGCGAGGCCACCGACCCCGATCACGCCGAGGAGGAATTCGGCGACCTGCTCTTCGTCATGGCCAACCTCGCCCGGCACATGAAGATCGACCCCGAGCAGGCGCTGCGCCGCGCCAACGCCAAGTTCACCCGCCGGTTCAAGTCGATCGAGGCCGCGCTCGACGCCCGCGGCAAGCGCCCCGAGGACAGTGACCTCGCCGAGATGGACGCGCTCTGGGACGAGGCCAAGGCCGCGGAAAAGGCTCAGAAGGCCGCCCGCGCCAATCCGGCGCAGCCGGTCACGAAAGCCTGA
- a CDS encoding Fe(3+) ABC transporter substrate-binding protein has product MLRLGTALALIACAAPALAEEVNLYSYRQPELLQPLTDAFTAATGIDVNVAYIDKGLEERLVAEGDRSPADLIFTVDISRLAAAVQAGVTQPVHSDVLDENVPAQYRDPDGQWYGLTTRARIVYAAKDRVDPSEITTYEDLADPKWKGRICTRSGTHDYNVALVAAMIHHHGEEYAKTWLQGLKDNLARRPQGNDRAQVKAIWAGECDIALGNTYYMGQMLNDPEQVDWANSVNVLFPVFEHGGTHVNISGVAMTKSAPNRENALKMMEYLSSPEAQEIYAHANFEYPIAPGTEADDLVKGWGSFTADDTNLMTLAQQRGAALRLVEEVDYDG; this is encoded by the coding sequence ATGCTGCGTCTCGGAACCGCCCTCGCCCTGATCGCCTGCGCCGCACCCGCGCTGGCCGAGGAAGTGAACCTCTATTCCTACCGTCAGCCCGAGCTGCTGCAGCCGCTGACCGACGCCTTCACCGCCGCCACCGGCATTGACGTCAACGTGGCCTACATCGACAAGGGGCTCGAGGAGCGCCTCGTCGCCGAGGGCGACCGCTCGCCCGCGGACCTCATCTTCACCGTCGACATCTCGCGCCTTGCCGCCGCGGTGCAGGCGGGGGTGACCCAGCCGGTGCACAGCGACGTGCTCGACGAGAACGTGCCCGCCCAGTACCGCGACCCCGACGGGCAATGGTACGGGCTGACCACCCGCGCGCGCATCGTCTACGCCGCGAAGGACCGCGTCGATCCCTCCGAGATCACCACCTACGAGGATCTGGCCGATCCGAAGTGGAAGGGCCGCATCTGCACCCGCTCCGGCACGCATGACTACAACGTCGCGCTGGTCGCCGCGATGATCCACCACCACGGCGAGGAATACGCCAAGACCTGGCTGCAGGGGCTGAAGGACAACCTCGCCCGCCGCCCGCAGGGCAACGACCGCGCGCAGGTCAAGGCGATCTGGGCCGGCGAATGCGACATCGCGCTCGGCAACACCTACTACATGGGCCAGATGCTGAACGACCCCGAGCAGGTGGACTGGGCCAACTCGGTCAACGTGCTCTTCCCGGTCTTCGAGCACGGCGGCACCCACGTGAACATCTCGGGCGTGGCGATGACCAAGTCGGCACCGAACCGCGAGAACGCGCTGAAGATGATGGAATACCTGTCCTCGCCCGAGGCGCAGGAGATCTACGCCCACGCCAACTTCGAATACCCGATCGCCCCCGGCACCGAGGCGGACGACCTGGTCAAGGGCTGGGGCAGCTTCACCGCCGACGACACCAACCTCATGACCCTCGCGCAGCAGCGCGGCGCCGCGCTGCGGCTGGTCGAAGAGGTCGATTACGACGGCTGA